The following proteins are co-located in the Gordonia polyisoprenivorans genome:
- a CDS encoding pyridoxal phosphate-dependent aminotransferase codes for MTRHLHSAPDPPPRISSQRPVALQRIPLDLNESAYGPLPSLARALTDAVPSLNRYPEFLPDRTRRTIAGHLGVDDDAVTVGPGATGVLAAALHCAVRHGARRGVSVPELLTPVPTFGGYPILTRSLGLRFRGLPLDVRGRPDLQKLYERVGTDTVAVAVCSPHNPTGAVLDSTELFGFCAALPDDVTVIIDQAYLEFADTAPDLESMLATHRRVVAVRTFSKAHGLAGLRVGYGVGQIPLIDELRSHEVPFAVGSLAELAVPLTLDCSDELSERVRRMRIERRYLADRLRAAGAHPWPSHANFLFLPGAEGIALGDVLIACGISVTPYRPHGLRITVGDRHDTERVIRTLKTVAASA; via the coding sequence GTGACCCGCCACCTGCACTCGGCACCCGATCCGCCGCCGCGGATCTCATCGCAGAGACCTGTTGCACTGCAACGGATACCGCTCGATCTCAACGAGTCCGCATACGGGCCGCTACCGAGCCTGGCGCGCGCCCTGACCGATGCGGTGCCCTCGCTCAACCGCTATCCCGAGTTTCTGCCGGATCGGACGCGGCGCACCATCGCCGGACATCTCGGCGTCGACGACGACGCGGTGACGGTGGGGCCGGGGGCCACCGGCGTGCTCGCCGCCGCGCTGCACTGCGCCGTGCGCCACGGTGCTCGACGCGGCGTTTCGGTGCCCGAATTGCTGACGCCGGTACCCACGTTCGGCGGCTATCCGATCCTCACCCGCAGTCTCGGGCTACGCTTTCGCGGCCTGCCTCTTGATGTGCGGGGCCGTCCGGACCTGCAGAAACTGTACGAGCGGGTCGGCACCGACACCGTCGCGGTCGCGGTGTGTTCACCGCACAACCCAACCGGCGCGGTACTCGACTCCACCGAGTTGTTCGGCTTCTGTGCCGCGCTACCCGACGACGTCACCGTGATCATCGATCAGGCCTACCTCGAATTCGCGGATACCGCACCGGATCTCGAGAGCATGCTCGCGACTCACCGGCGTGTCGTCGCGGTACGAACGTTCAGCAAGGCACACGGGCTTGCCGGGTTGCGCGTCGGGTACGGGGTGGGTCAGATTCCGTTGATCGACGAACTCCGTTCTCACGAAGTGCCTTTCGCCGTCGGATCGCTCGCCGAACTCGCGGTTCCACTGACCCTGGACTGCTCGGACGAGTTGTCCGAACGGGTGCGGCGGATGCGGATCGAACGCAGATACCTTGCCGACAGATTGCGAGCGGCGGGCGCCCACCCATGGCCCAGTCACGCCAACTTCCTGTTCCTGCCCGGCGCCGAGGGCATCGCTCTCGGCGATGTCCTCATCGCATGCGGCATTTCGGTCACACCGTATCGGCCACACGGTCTTCGGATCACCGTCGGCGATCGGCACGACACCGAGCGCGTGATCCGAACACTGAAGACGGTGGCGGCCTCGGCCTGA
- a CDS encoding ABC transporter permease → MRTLEQTAEKWRRFRGSRFLPATVVTLLCSVAVALFVGSYTYATANPRPESIPIAVVDNLPSAQSRMLERDLEAAIGSSLDITSVADRASGVDQLAEQRVFAIVEISAPNQVMTLDISSASGQAVASLLTDTLPPAAQRAGYTVTVRDLHPLQDGDPHGLTVFYMTIAAVVVGFVGAIQLGVHAAALKPWERIGFTGAYSLLGGLLVTFTVDRVVATLDLPFFEAWFIVAFTMFTCGMIFTMFSSLVGRWAILPTWAVMILLGNPSSGGSVAWPLLPRILASIGGWLPPGSTVSALHTAIYFPHHQHAAPFVVLAAWTVLSTSVYLVRQHRSPTTPGASPDHASAPASA, encoded by the coding sequence GTGCGCACCCTGGAGCAGACCGCCGAGAAGTGGCGTCGTTTCCGCGGGTCGCGCTTCCTCCCGGCGACCGTGGTCACCCTGCTGTGCAGTGTGGCGGTGGCCCTGTTCGTCGGTTCCTACACGTACGCGACGGCCAATCCCCGGCCGGAGAGCATCCCGATCGCCGTCGTCGACAACCTTCCCAGCGCACAGTCACGAATGCTCGAGAGGGATCTCGAGGCTGCGATCGGCAGCTCGCTCGACATCACCTCCGTCGCCGACCGGGCGAGCGGCGTCGACCAGCTGGCCGAGCAACGGGTGTTCGCGATCGTGGAGATCTCGGCGCCGAATCAGGTAATGACCCTTGACATCTCGAGCGCGTCGGGTCAGGCAGTGGCATCATTGCTGACCGATACCCTTCCGCCCGCCGCACAGCGCGCCGGGTACACGGTCACGGTTCGGGACCTGCATCCGTTGCAGGACGGCGACCCGCATGGCCTGACGGTCTTTTACATGACGATCGCGGCGGTCGTCGTCGGGTTCGTCGGCGCCATCCAGCTCGGTGTACACGCGGCCGCGCTGAAACCGTGGGAGCGCATCGGATTCACGGGCGCCTACTCACTTCTGGGCGGGCTGTTGGTGACCTTCACCGTCGACCGGGTGGTGGCCACGCTCGATCTGCCGTTCTTCGAGGCCTGGTTCATCGTGGCGTTCACCATGTTCACGTGCGGCATGATCTTCACGATGTTCAGTTCGCTGGTGGGCCGGTGGGCGATCCTGCCGACGTGGGCGGTGATGATCCTGCTCGGCAACCCGTCATCGGGCGGTTCGGTGGCGTGGCCGCTGCTGCCGCGCATCCTGGCGAGCATCGGTGGGTGGCTTCCGCCGGGTTCGACGGTCAGTGCCCTGCACACCGCCATCTACTTTCCCCACCACCAGCACGCCGCTCCCTTCGTGGTGCTCGCGGCCTGGACTGTGTTGAGCACCAGCGTCTATCTGGTCAGACAACACCGTTCTCCCACCACCCCCGGCGCCTCGCCGGACCACGCGTCCGCCCCCGCCTCGGCCTGA
- a CDS encoding DUF2231 domain-containing protein codes for MDTINGIPAHPLFVHLAVVAIPLAALLAAASAAWPSARRRLGIVPLLAATIAVVVTPLTTSAGEALQKRVAANPDLLRHAELGDQMIAWVATLFALTVLWWAAHDERILARVPWRPSTRVIRMTTVILATATVVVAVGTLVMVVLVGDAGAQSVWVD; via the coding sequence ATGGACACGATCAACGGCATCCCTGCGCATCCCCTGTTCGTTCACCTCGCGGTCGTGGCGATTCCGCTCGCCGCACTGCTCGCCGCCGCCAGTGCTGCCTGGCCGAGTGCTCGCCGCCGTCTCGGTATCGTGCCGCTACTCGCCGCCACGATCGCCGTCGTCGTCACACCGTTGACCACCTCGGCAGGCGAGGCCCTGCAGAAACGCGTCGCCGCCAACCCCGACCTACTCCGCCATGCCGAGCTCGGCGATCAGATGATCGCCTGGGTGGCAACACTGTTCGCACTCACCGTGCTGTGGTGGGCGGCGCATGACGAACGCATCCTGGCCCGTGTGCCGTGGCGGCCGTCGACTCGGGTCATCCGGATGACGACGGTCATCCTGGCCACGGCGACCGTCGTCGTCGCCGTCGGCACGCTCGTGATGGTGGTCCTGGTGGGCGACGCCGGCGCCCAGTCGGTGTGGGTGGACTGA
- a CDS encoding Ldh family oxidoreductase: MSDDRVKPEALASFGSRVLQTCGVPAADADLVADSLVQADLWGHQSHGMLRLPWYVARLRSGAMTATTTPETLMDTGALALIDGHDGIGQVLTEHARREAVGRARAHGVGVVGVRNSNHFGTAMYYTRRAAHDGCVSILTTNASPAMAPWGGREKVLGTNPWSIAAPAPTGGGVVAVDIANTAVARGKIYLARIKGETIPDGWAIDADGHPTTDPGKAIDGVILPMAGHKGYAITFMMDILSGALTGSRTGGNVCGPYEADKASGAGHLFLAIDVAAMNSREDYLASVGALIEEVKSTPLVPDADEIFYPGELEDRAERDNLAAGGVALAPQTRDDLADLATAAGITPDCF; the protein is encoded by the coding sequence ATGAGCGATGACCGAGTGAAGCCCGAAGCCCTGGCGAGCTTCGGCAGTCGGGTGCTGCAGACGTGCGGTGTCCCGGCCGCCGACGCCGATCTCGTGGCCGACTCACTGGTGCAGGCAGACCTGTGGGGTCATCAATCCCACGGCATGCTGCGCCTACCCTGGTACGTCGCCCGGCTGCGGTCGGGTGCGATGACGGCAACGACCACTCCGGAAACCCTCATGGACACCGGGGCCCTGGCGCTGATCGACGGTCACGACGGGATCGGCCAGGTCCTCACCGAACACGCGCGACGCGAGGCCGTCGGCCGCGCCCGCGCGCATGGCGTCGGGGTCGTCGGCGTCCGTAACTCCAACCATTTCGGCACCGCCATGTACTACACGCGCCGTGCCGCGCATGACGGATGCGTGTCGATCCTGACCACCAACGCCAGCCCGGCGATGGCCCCGTGGGGTGGGCGCGAGAAGGTGCTCGGCACCAACCCGTGGTCGATCGCGGCCCCCGCCCCGACCGGAGGTGGCGTGGTGGCCGTTGACATCGCCAACACCGCGGTGGCCCGCGGCAAGATCTATCTGGCCCGCATCAAGGGCGAAACCATCCCCGACGGATGGGCGATCGACGCCGACGGCCATCCCACCACCGATCCCGGCAAAGCCATCGACGGTGTCATCCTGCCGATGGCCGGCCACAAGGGATACGCCATCACCTTCATGATGGACATCCTCTCCGGGGCGTTGACCGGCAGCCGCACCGGCGGCAACGTCTGCGGCCCGTACGAGGCCGACAAGGCCAGTGGCGCAGGGCACCTCTTCCTCGCCATCGACGTCGCCGCGATGAACTCGCGCGAGGACTATCTCGCGTCGGTCGGCGCGCTCATCGAGGAGGTCAAGTCCACGCCACTGGTGCCCGACGCCGACGAGATCTTCTATCCCGGAGAACTCGAAGACCGCGCCGAACGCGACAACCTCGCCGCCGGGGGCGTCGCGCTCGCGCCCCAGACACGCGACGACCTCGCAGATCTCGCCACCGCGGCCGGTATCACCCCAGACTGCTTTTGA
- a CDS encoding putative quinol monooxygenase: MLSLIVSVQVKPEMRAEFLPAIAENALRSVTDEPGCLRFDVAEAVEEPNRYFFYEIYTGADAFADHKAAPHFAAWRAVAERCLVPGSQVNTFAELQVTESVAA; this comes from the coding sequence ATGCTGAGCTTGATCGTGTCGGTCCAGGTGAAACCGGAGATGCGAGCGGAGTTCCTGCCGGCGATCGCGGAGAACGCTCTTCGGTCGGTGACCGACGAACCGGGCTGTCTGCGCTTCGATGTCGCCGAAGCCGTCGAGGAACCGAATCGCTACTTCTTCTATGAGATCTATACCGGCGCCGACGCATTCGCCGACCACAAGGCAGCTCCGCATTTCGCGGCCTGGCGAGCGGTGGCCGAACGGTGCCTGGTGCCCGGCAGCCAGGTGAACACATTCGCCGAACTGCAGGTGACCGAGTCGGTCGCGGCCTGA
- a CDS encoding NAD-dependent succinate-semialdehyde dehydrogenase: MTTSITTVNPASGAVLAEYAAMTDPEIDAILDRAAAAQKDWARDDHKTRGDVLRNAAGVLRKRSDELAVLVTREMGKPLRESAAEVEKCAMGLEYYAEHAPEFLADEPYETSADRSWVSYEPVGIVLAIMPWNFPLWQVFRFAAPALMAGNAALLKHSPNTTGAALACQEVLESAGLEPGLFTTLLVAEPDVPATTERLIADPRIGAVTITGSERAGSAVGSLAGREIKKSVLELGGSDPFVVLADAELDKVAHLAARGRFLNAGQSCISPKRFIVDASIADEFARLLVDNVAALSVGDPEDPATDVGPMAREDLLVGVDRQVRSAIDAGARVLAGTHRLDRPGFFYAPTILTDVTKGMSVYDEETFGPVATIITVDGVEEAIDVANDIPFGLGASVWGRDVDAAIDVGRRIESGACFINAIVASDPRMPFGGIKRSGYGRELAAPGIREFVNIRTWWAMTEPAVQAPTSE, from the coding sequence ATGACCACTTCGATAACCACGGTGAACCCGGCCAGTGGCGCCGTCCTTGCCGAATATGCCGCGATGACCGACCCGGAGATCGACGCCATCCTCGATCGCGCCGCGGCCGCGCAGAAGGATTGGGCCAGAGACGATCACAAGACGCGCGGCGATGTACTTCGTAATGCGGCCGGGGTACTGCGGAAGCGGTCGGACGAATTGGCTGTTCTGGTGACCCGGGAAATGGGCAAGCCGTTGCGCGAATCTGCTGCCGAGGTCGAGAAATGTGCGATGGGATTGGAGTACTACGCCGAGCATGCTCCCGAGTTCCTTGCCGACGAGCCGTACGAGACCTCGGCGGATCGCAGCTGGGTGTCCTACGAACCCGTGGGCATCGTGCTGGCGATCATGCCGTGGAATTTCCCGCTGTGGCAGGTGTTCCGGTTCGCCGCTCCCGCGCTGATGGCCGGTAACGCCGCACTCCTCAAGCACTCGCCGAACACCACCGGCGCCGCGCTAGCATGTCAGGAGGTGCTCGAGTCCGCGGGTCTGGAGCCAGGACTGTTCACCACATTGTTGGTGGCCGAACCCGACGTGCCGGCCACCACCGAACGCCTCATCGCCGACCCGCGGATCGGGGCGGTCACCATCACCGGCTCCGAACGTGCCGGCAGTGCAGTCGGTTCTCTCGCCGGCCGCGAGATCAAGAAGTCGGTCCTCGAGCTCGGCGGGTCCGACCCGTTCGTCGTCCTGGCCGACGCCGAGCTGGACAAGGTCGCGCACCTCGCCGCCCGTGGACGATTCCTCAACGCCGGACAAAGCTGCATCTCACCCAAACGCTTCATCGTCGACGCCTCGATCGCCGACGAGTTCGCCCGGTTGCTCGTCGACAACGTCGCCGCCCTGAGCGTGGGCGATCCCGAGGACCCCGCCACCGATGTGGGTCCGATGGCCCGCGAGGACCTGCTCGTCGGCGTCGACCGACAGGTCCGTTCCGCGATCGATGCGGGCGCGCGCGTACTCGCCGGTACCCATCGGCTCGACCGACCCGGATTCTTCTACGCCCCAACGATCTTGACCGATGTCACCAAGGGCATGTCGGTCTACGACGAGGAAACCTTCGGACCGGTCGCGACGATCATCACCGTCGACGGCGTCGAGGAGGCGATCGATGTGGCCAACGACATCCCGTTCGGCCTCGGCGCAAGTGTCTGGGGCCGCGACGTCGACGCCGCGATCGACGTCGGCCGCCGCATCGAGTCCGGCGCCTGCTTCATCAACGCCATCGTCGCCTCCGACCCGCGAATGCCCTTCGGCGGCATCAAACGCAGCGGCTACGGCCGCGAACTCGCCGCCCCGGGAATCCGCGAGTTCGTCAACATCCGCACCTGGTGGGCGATGACCGAACCCGCCGTGCAGGCACCCACCTCCGAATAG
- a CDS encoding cupin domain-containing protein, translated as MTTITNLVAAEISSTLRDGRKATILRSAEITPRQRGGGARTIPLVSQQVGGKDFLNGITMFGPGAAIPEHFHNCDESVLIIAGSAIATIDGVEQPAGVGDNSFIPAGIPHFFRNASDTEELHIFWTYASVDADRTIVATGVTTRIDEEHGTNIA; from the coding sequence ATGACCACCATCACCAATCTTGTTGCCGCGGAGATCTCTTCAACACTGCGCGACGGACGCAAGGCCACCATCCTCCGATCGGCCGAGATCACCCCGCGCCAACGCGGAGGTGGCGCACGCACCATCCCGCTGGTCTCGCAGCAAGTCGGCGGGAAAGACTTTCTCAACGGGATAACCATGTTCGGACCCGGGGCGGCAATCCCGGAACACTTCCACAACTGCGATGAAAGCGTCCTGATCATCGCCGGATCGGCGATCGCCACGATCGACGGTGTCGAACAACCCGCCGGAGTCGGCGACAACTCGTTCATCCCCGCCGGTATCCCACACTTCTTCCGCAACGCCAGCGACACCGAAGAACTCCACATCTTCTGGACCTACGCCTCCGTCGACGCCGACCGCACCATCGTGGCCACCGGCGTCACCACCCGCATCGACGAGGAACACGGAACGAACATCGCCTGA
- a CDS encoding lactonase family protein, which produces MAVFEVTASGRWTSIATTPTADNPSFLVADKAGRTLYAAHGDGSPVSSFRIDQHDGRLTETGRYETGGLNAVHLALSADKRHLVVANYASGSVTVFARTDDGRLERTQVLTLTGTPGPLTADQQGPQPHEVRFDPTGRHIIVPDKGTDRLHRLGFDSATGRLTIVGPPTPSAPGAGPRHLLYHPSLPALYLVDELSSRLTAYQYTADTAQPVARQSVSTLPADYTGTSTAAEIALSRDARSVHVSNRGHDSVATFAVTGAGALLPPTFTPTGGQQPRFMRFGLDRTTLYVANQKSDTIVAFDAHPDTGTLTPNGQVISTGSPTCIEFVPR; this is translated from the coding sequence ATCGCCGTCTTCGAGGTCACCGCGTCCGGGCGGTGGACTTCTATTGCCACCACCCCTACCGCGGACAACCCGTCATTCCTGGTGGCCGACAAGGCCGGCCGCACCCTGTATGCGGCCCACGGCGACGGTTCGCCCGTCTCGTCGTTCCGCATCGACCAACACGATGGTCGGCTCACCGAAACCGGCCGGTATGAGACCGGCGGGTTGAACGCGGTGCACCTCGCATTGTCTGCGGACAAACGGCACCTCGTGGTCGCGAACTACGCGTCCGGCTCCGTGACGGTGTTCGCCCGCACCGACGATGGGCGTCTGGAGCGGACGCAGGTGCTCACCCTCACCGGCACGCCCGGGCCACTGACCGCCGACCAACAAGGTCCCCAGCCGCACGAGGTGCGGTTCGACCCGACCGGGCGTCACATCATCGTTCCCGACAAGGGCACCGATCGACTCCACCGCCTCGGCTTCGATTCCGCCACCGGCAGACTCACGATCGTCGGACCACCCACCCCGAGCGCACCCGGCGCCGGACCCCGACACCTCCTCTACCATCCGAGTCTGCCGGCACTGTATCTCGTCGACGAACTGTCGTCCCGTCTGACCGCCTACCAGTACACCGCCGACACCGCGCAACCTGTTGCCCGACAATCGGTGTCGACACTTCCCGCGGATTACACCGGCACCAGTACCGCCGCCGAAATCGCACTGTCACGCGACGCACGAAGTGTCCATGTGTCCAACCGCGGCCACGACTCGGTGGCGACGTTCGCCGTCACCGGGGCCGGTGCTCTGCTCCCGCCAACCTTCACCCCGACCGGCGGGCAACAACCCCGATTCATGCGCTTCGGCCTCGACCGCACCACCCTCTACGTCGCGAACCAGAAATCGGACACCATCGTGGCGTTCGACGCCCACCCCGACACCGGGACACTCACCCCGAACGGCCAGGTCATCTCGACCGGCAGTCCCACATGTATCGAGTTCGTGCCCCGGTGA
- a CDS encoding GntR family transcriptional regulator, which yields MAGNKGDQIYDQLRSDILKGALAPGSSLSALGVAERFSASRTPVRQAFLRLEADGLVSLIDRQGARVAPISLQGVRDLFELRMLLEAHAARVVAESAAADPAVRERFVELLAGFDAVADDTDAADRRDRFYELAEAFDQAVIATTRNRHLARSIAELRPHSARLRMIAHSPATRLESSLVEHRAMCRAIIDGQGDAAAAAVTEHLVATERTILEAVMSPGASAVAVDLVGR from the coding sequence ATGGCGGGTAACAAGGGTGACCAGATTTACGACCAGCTGCGGTCGGACATCCTCAAGGGTGCGTTGGCCCCGGGTTCATCGTTGAGTGCTCTCGGTGTGGCCGAACGGTTTTCGGCGTCTCGGACACCGGTCCGTCAGGCTTTTCTGCGGTTGGAGGCCGACGGGTTGGTCTCGTTGATCGATCGTCAGGGTGCGCGGGTGGCACCGATCTCGCTGCAAGGGGTACGGGACCTGTTCGAACTCCGGATGCTTCTCGAGGCGCACGCCGCTCGTGTGGTGGCCGAATCGGCAGCCGCCGATCCCGCGGTGCGTGAGCGGTTCGTCGAATTGCTCGCCGGTTTCGATGCGGTGGCCGACGACACGGACGCGGCGGATCGGCGCGATCGGTTCTACGAGCTGGCCGAGGCGTTCGATCAGGCGGTGATCGCGACGACCCGGAACCGTCACCTGGCGCGCTCGATCGCCGAATTACGGCCGCACAGCGCGCGTTTGAGGATGATAGCGCATTCACCGGCTACCCGTCTGGAGAGTTCCCTCGTCGAACATCGGGCGATGTGTCGGGCGATCATCGATGGTCAGGGTGATGCGGCCGCCGCTGCGGTGACCGAGCATCTGGTGGCCACCGAACGGACGATCCTCGAGGCCGTGATGTCGCCGGGGGCGTCGGCGGTGGCGGTGGATCTCGTCGGTCGTTGA
- a CDS encoding CitMHS family transporter — MLVILGFSMITVFMYLILSKRLTPVVALILVPTVFGLFAGAGLGLSDMIMTSLLKLAPTAALLFFAITFFGIMIDVGLFDPLIRLILRFAHNDPLRLVVGTALLTSVVSLDGDGSTTFIIVTSALLPIYLRLGMSPVVLTVVAATANGVLNTVPWGGSTARAAAALDVSPIDIFVPMIPAIAAGLLAVLVLAFFLGRSERKRLGVVELDPDSTDPETQHAHSEVMIGVGAGHGGDGAGTDRPATGSSGDGVDDDHSDFADLPTVGDHLERPNARPKLIWFNLALTIAVMTLLVIGLLEPPVILMIGTAIALVVNFPRVAEQSEQLKAHASSVVSVVSLVFAASVLTGVLNGTGMVEDMARWLVDIIPASFGPHLPIVAGVLSLPLTYFMSNDAFFFGVLPVLTETASHYGITGEEMARAAIIGQPLHTSSPLVAAFLLLVGLAKVELADHSKKAIWRACVVGLIMLGVGGLVAAFPI; from the coding sequence ATGCTGGTCATACTCGGCTTCTCGATGATCACGGTCTTCATGTACCTGATCCTGAGCAAGCGCCTGACACCCGTCGTCGCACTGATACTGGTACCGACCGTGTTCGGATTGTTCGCAGGGGCCGGCCTGGGCCTGAGCGACATGATCATGACGTCATTGCTCAAGCTCGCGCCCACCGCAGCGCTGCTGTTCTTCGCGATCACCTTCTTCGGCATCATGATCGACGTCGGGCTGTTCGATCCACTCATCCGCCTGATCTTGCGATTCGCCCACAACGACCCCTTACGCCTCGTGGTCGGCACCGCACTGCTGACCTCGGTGGTCTCCCTCGACGGCGACGGATCAACGACGTTCATCATCGTCACCTCGGCGTTGCTACCGATCTACCTACGCCTCGGCATGAGCCCGGTGGTGCTGACCGTCGTCGCGGCCACCGCCAACGGGGTACTCAACACCGTGCCCTGGGGCGGGTCGACCGCCCGTGCCGCAGCCGCGCTCGATGTGTCACCGATCGACATCTTCGTCCCGATGATCCCGGCGATCGCCGCCGGACTCCTCGCAGTACTCGTGCTCGCGTTCTTCCTCGGCCGCAGCGAACGTAAGCGGCTCGGCGTCGTCGAACTCGACCCCGACTCCACCGATCCCGAGACACAACACGCCCATTCCGAGGTCATGATCGGTGTCGGCGCCGGACACGGTGGCGACGGAGCCGGAACCGATCGGCCGGCCACCGGGTCGTCCGGTGACGGCGTCGACGACGACCACAGCGACTTCGCGGACCTCCCGACCGTCGGTGACCATCTCGAACGACCCAACGCCCGCCCCAAGCTGATCTGGTTCAACCTCGCACTGACCATCGCGGTGATGACACTGCTGGTGATCGGCCTGCTCGAGCCGCCGGTGATTCTCATGATCGGCACCGCCATCGCCCTCGTCGTCAACTTCCCGCGGGTGGCCGAGCAATCCGAGCAACTCAAAGCGCACGCGTCGAGCGTGGTGTCGGTGGTGTCATTGGTCTTCGCCGCCTCGGTGCTCACCGGCGTCCTCAACGGCACCGGGATGGTCGAGGACATGGCCAGATGGCTCGTCGACATCATCCCGGCAAGCTTCGGCCCCCACCTACCGATCGTGGCCGGCGTGCTGAGCTTGCCCCTGACCTACTTCATGAGCAACGACGCCTTCTTCTTCGGTGTCCTACCGGTCTTGACCGAAACCGCCTCGCACTACGGCATCACCGGCGAGGAAATGGCCCGCGCCGCGATCATCGGTCAGCCGCTACACACCTCGAGCCCACTGGTCGCGGCGTTCCTGCTGCTCGTCGGTCTCGCGAAGGTCGAACTCGCCGACCACTCCAAGAAGGCCATCTGGCGAGCGTGCGTGGTCGGGCTGATCATGCTCGGCGTCGGCGGCCTCGTCGCAGCCTTCCCCATCTAG
- a CDS encoding universal stress protein → MTEVNYIVLVNDRPEGDAALTWALTTVNALGHTASATVHVVAAGGADAPGSPNYVAPQRTDDLAARLRASGVTHEIHGGIDDPASTVVRLAEHHNADMVVIGIRHRSAAMKMLLGSYTQRILLDTPCPVVAVKAPAN, encoded by the coding sequence ATGACAGAAGTGAATTACATTGTGCTCGTCAATGACCGGCCGGAGGGCGACGCCGCCCTCACCTGGGCGCTGACCACCGTGAACGCCCTCGGCCACACCGCATCGGCCACCGTGCACGTCGTCGCCGCCGGCGGTGCCGACGCACCCGGCAGCCCCAACTATGTTGCCCCGCAACGCACCGACGACCTCGCCGCTCGACTGCGGGCATCGGGCGTCACCCACGAAATCCACGGTGGGATCGACGATCCCGCGTCCACCGTCGTCCGTCTCGCCGAGCACCACAACGCCGACATGGTCGTGATCGGCATCCGGCACCGCTCAGCCGCCATGAAAATGCTGCTCGGCAGCTACACCCAACGCATCCTGCTCGACACCCCCTGCCCGGTCGTGGCGGTCAAGGCTCCCGCGAACTGA
- a CDS encoding PPOX class F420-dependent oxidoreductase, producing the protein MSRPPLPEPARELLAKANPAVMATVRSDGAPVSAATWYLLDGDHVLLNMDDERVRLRHLRNDPRVTLTVLAEDSWYTHVTLIGEVVDFRADDGFADIDRISRHYGGQPYPDHERPRTTAVMAVHRWYGWGAMQDNDQASPTAD; encoded by the coding sequence ATGTCCCGTCCACCGCTTCCCGAGCCCGCCCGCGAACTGTTGGCCAAGGCCAACCCCGCGGTCATGGCGACCGTCCGATCCGACGGCGCGCCCGTGTCGGCGGCCACGTGGTACCTCCTCGACGGCGACCACGTGCTGCTCAACATGGACGACGAACGTGTCCGGCTGCGGCATCTGCGCAACGACCCGCGGGTCACGCTGACGGTCCTCGCCGAGGACAGCTGGTACACGCACGTGACGTTGATCGGTGAGGTCGTCGACTTCCGCGCCGACGACGGGTTCGCCGACATCGACCGCATCTCCCGGCACTACGGCGGCCAGCCGTACCCCGACCACGAGCGGCCCCGGACCACCGCGGTGATGGCTGTGCACCGGTGGTACGGCTGGGGCGCCATGCAGGACAACGACCAGGCGTCACCGACCGCCGACTGA